A region from the Treponema pallidum subsp. pallidum str. Nichols genome encodes:
- the metG gene encoding methionine--tRNA ligase — protein sequence MTRKLITAALPYVNNVPHLGNLIQGLSADVFARFCRMRGYHTCFVCGTDEYGTASETRAAEQGLSPAQLCAHYHALHRDIYQWFDLSFDYFGRTTSDAHTELTQALFRHLDARGFISEHESAQAYCLHCARFLADRYLRGTCPHCRNAEARADQCEHCGVLLEPETLLNARCVSCGTAPEFRPTRHLYLNLPALEKAYRSWFCTTNHLWTKNAVRMTEGWLRTGLQERAITRDLRWGVPVPKAGFEQKVFYVWFDAPVGYISITKCGTEAASSQEGGGTDDGVKEKWQSWWLDQQDVELVQFVGKDNIPFHTLFFPCMLIGSGQRWTMLTRLSATEYLNYEGGKFSKSLGVGVFGSDAKESGIPSDLWRFYLLYHRPEKSDAHFTWHEFQERVNSELIGNLCNLVNRTLTFVARTYGGVVPAQDGARSTRAQVMEETLALREAVRNTAKRMTDLMEQVQLREAFREVFALSARANKALQDGAPWKTRAQDRERADALMRELCYVIRDVLILAHPFLPWYTQQAARFLGVQLSSCAPEGGGAVCAAKKDADTAQPDTVQPTLRWSDVGERKGLTQVHPPVILFRPLETETIAAYRARYAGTARDGAGVSVPRTAQMPTGMNKKETDAQQKKEEREMPPPSDTARLSAFFSERVVLKVARVLQVERHPNADMLFVETLDDGSGVERVIVSGLVPYMAADALRGAHVLIVDNLQPRSLRGVRSCGMLLAAEYVDAQGTKAIELVQAPWALPGERATLASAPPVITPHGSAVIDADAFFSVPIRVVNYAVEVAGEPLMVGGRPLVMQRVKEGTVG from the coding sequence ATGACGCGAAAATTAATCACCGCCGCACTCCCCTATGTGAACAACGTTCCACATTTGGGAAATCTTATCCAGGGTCTTTCTGCAGACGTTTTCGCACGTTTCTGTCGGATGCGCGGCTATCACACGTGTTTTGTATGTGGTACCGACGAATACGGCACGGCAAGCGAAACCCGTGCGGCAGAACAAGGTCTCAGTCCTGCACAATTGTGTGCGCACTACCATGCACTGCATCGCGACATCTATCAGTGGTTTGATCTGTCCTTCGATTATTTTGGGCGCACTACAAGCGATGCGCATACTGAGCTTACGCAAGCGTTGTTTCGTCATTTGGATGCGCGGGGTTTTATCAGTGAACATGAAAGTGCGCAGGCGTACTGTCTGCACTGTGCACGGTTTCTTGCTGATCGCTATTTGCGCGGTACCTGTCCCCATTGCCGTAATGCTGAGGCGCGTGCTGACCAGTGCGAGCACTGTGGAGTGCTCCTTGAGCCGGAAACGCTCCTGAATGCGCGCTGTGTGAGCTGTGGCACGGCGCCGGAGTTTCGCCCTACGCGTCATTTGTATTTAAATTTGCCTGCACTGGAAAAAGCCTACCGCTCGTGGTTTTGCACCACGAATCATCTGTGGACTAAAAACGCGGTGCGTATGACTGAAGGTTGGCTACGTACGGGATTGCAGGAGCGTGCGATCACGCGCGATCTGCGCTGGGGGGTGCCAGTTCCCAAAGCAGGATTTGAGCAGAAGGTATTTTATGTGTGGTTCGATGCGCCAGTCGGTTACATTTCCATTACTAAGTGCGGCACAGAGGCAGCTTCCTCGCAAGAAGGGGGGGGGACCGACGATGGCGTGAAAGAAAAATGGCAGTCTTGGTGGCTTGATCAGCAGGATGTGGAGTTGGTCCAGTTTGTGGGGAAGGACAATATTCCCTTTCATACGCTGTTTTTCCCCTGCATGCTCATCGGTTCCGGGCAGCGGTGGACGATGCTTACGCGTCTTTCTGCGACGGAGTATTTGAATTACGAAGGGGGGAAGTTTTCTAAGTCTTTAGGGGTGGGCGTTTTTGGTTCGGATGCAAAAGAATCGGGCATTCCCTCAGATCTGTGGCGTTTTTATCTCCTGTACCATAGACCGGAAAAAAGCGATGCGCACTTTACCTGGCATGAGTTTCAGGAGCGTGTAAACAGTGAGTTGATTGGTAATCTGTGTAATCTGGTCAATCGTACGCTCACCTTTGTGGCGCGTACGTACGGGGGCGTGGTCCCTGCGCAAGATGGAGCGCGCAGCACCCGTGCGCAGGTGATGGAAGAAACGCTTGCGCTCCGCGAAGCGGTGCGGAATACTGCAAAGCGCATGACAGATTTAATGGAGCAGGTACAGTTGCGAGAAGCGTTTAGAGAAGTGTTTGCGCTCTCAGCGCGTGCGAATAAGGCGTTGCAGGATGGTGCACCGTGGAAAACGCGGGCGCAGGACCGTGAACGTGCAGACGCCTTGATGCGTGAGTTATGCTATGTGATTCGGGATGTGCTGATTTTAGCGCATCCTTTTTTGCCGTGGTACACGCAGCAAGCGGCCCGATTTTTGGGTGTTCAGTTGTCTTCCTGTGCACCAGAGGGGGGAGGAGCTGTGTGTGCTGCGAAGAAAGACGCGGATACGGCGCAGCCGGACACAGTGCAACCGACCCTCCGATGGTCAGACGTGGGAGAACGCAAGGGTTTAACGCAGGTGCATCCGCCGGTGATTTTATTCCGTCCGTTGGAGACGGAAACTATTGCTGCGTATCGTGCCCGCTATGCTGGAACAGCCAGGGATGGGGCAGGAGTGAGCGTACCGCGCACTGCACAGATGCCCACGGGAATGAATAAGAAAGAGACAGACGCTCAACAAAAGAAGGAGGAGCGTGAAATGCCCCCTCCCTCAGATACTGCACGGTTATCTGCATTTTTTTCTGAGCGCGTTGTACTGAAAGTAGCACGAGTGTTGCAGGTGGAGCGTCATCCGAATGCGGATATGCTTTTTGTTGAAACATTAGATGATGGCTCTGGCGTTGAGCGCGTTATTGTTTCTGGTCTTGTGCCTTATATGGCTGCAGATGCGTTGCGTGGTGCGCACGTGCTTATTGTGGATAATCTGCAGCCGCGCTCACTGCGTGGGGTACGGTCTTGCGGCATGCTGTTGGCCGCAGAGTATGTAGATGCGCAGGGCACAAAGGCAATTGAATTGGTGCAGGCGCCATGGGCTCTGCCCGGTGAACGCGCAACACTTGCGAGTGCGCCGCCGGTCATTACACCGCACGGGTCTGCCGTTATCGATGCGGACGCTTTTTTTTCTGTGCCTATTCGTGTGGTAAATTATGCAGTAGAAGTTGCAGGTGAGCCGCTCATGGTTGGAGGAAGGCCACTGGTAATGCAGCGAGTGAAAGAGGGAACTGTCGGCTAG
- a CDS encoding D-alanyl-D-alanine carboxypeptidase family protein, with product MARRRGQRALYALGACVVGAGALQWHAQRVLHPSFLFSPTLRFSPSSRNPFSAHPIRTLQFTNLSAGSTPPPISARAYAIAEGGSGTLLASFCADLPLPPASLAKLVTCAVVMEALERGELHWQQRIRVPLAGSAQAFAPGSSLIFLRTGEYISVHDLLAGMNIASGNDAAYTLAYAVAGSIPAFCTRMNTLVQKWGLTRTRFVEPSGLSEHNVTTARDFVLFCCQYVRRWPENLARFHARSYFQRSNSPATSRIPPHTRFPATNTLLAATAARGNVSTAVPGCDGLKTGYIRESGFNVALSSLRGDTRIIAVILGGAGNSIPEGKRIRARDGATLLYWAFTHFQCTDVRTAISDALPCAIPVLGSKRPGALRPILHPSCTSCPVLNTPGTRISITFALPPLLRAPLQETDVIGFAHVLDESNGMVLARVPLVSGTTLTAGGNARRIIDEVAVWSVELWRKIREKRV from the coding sequence GTGGCACGGCGGCGTGGGCAGCGCGCGCTGTATGCGTTAGGTGCGTGCGTAGTCGGGGCAGGGGCGCTGCAGTGGCACGCGCAGCGAGTACTCCACCCTTCCTTTCTTTTCTCCCCAACACTGCGTTTTTCTCCGTCGTCCCGTAATCCCTTTTCTGCTCACCCTATCCGTACGCTTCAATTTACCAATCTATCTGCAGGATCCACCCCACCCCCCATCAGTGCCCGCGCGTACGCCATCGCCGAAGGAGGAAGCGGCACACTCCTTGCCTCCTTCTGCGCAGACCTACCCCTCCCCCCGGCGTCCTTGGCAAAACTGGTTACCTGTGCAGTGGTCATGGAAGCACTCGAGCGTGGAGAACTCCACTGGCAACAGCGTATACGCGTACCGCTTGCAGGTAGCGCGCAGGCCTTTGCACCGGGCAGCTCGCTTATATTTTTACGTACAGGTGAGTACATCAGCGTACACGACTTACTCGCAGGTATGAACATCGCTTCGGGGAACGATGCAGCCTACACCCTCGCTTATGCAGTTGCAGGCAGTATACCGGCGTTCTGCACGCGCATGAACACGCTTGTACAGAAATGGGGTCTTACGCGCACACGCTTTGTGGAACCAAGCGGTCTGAGCGAACACAATGTAACTACTGCGCGTGACTTTGTGCTCTTTTGTTGCCAGTATGTGCGCCGATGGCCTGAAAACCTTGCACGCTTTCATGCGCGCAGCTACTTTCAGCGTAGTAACTCTCCCGCTACTTCGAGAATACCCCCACACACACGTTTCCCTGCAACCAACACCCTGCTTGCAGCAACCGCAGCGCGCGGAAACGTTTCCACAGCAGTGCCCGGCTGCGACGGATTAAAAACTGGCTATATCCGCGAATCCGGTTTTAACGTCGCGCTCAGCAGTCTGCGCGGAGACACCCGCATCATTGCAGTTATCTTAGGCGGCGCAGGGAATTCCATTCCCGAAGGAAAGCGCATCCGCGCGCGTGACGGCGCTACCCTTCTATACTGGGCGTTCACCCATTTCCAGTGCACCGATGTACGCACGGCTATCAGTGATGCGCTTCCCTGTGCTATTCCCGTCCTGGGCAGTAAGCGCCCTGGGGCACTGCGACCAATCCTCCACCCCTCGTGTACATCGTGCCCAGTTCTGAATACGCCCGGTACGCGCATCAGCATAACGTTCGCACTCCCTCCCCTTTTGCGCGCACCGCTACAAGAAACGGACGTTATCGGTTTTGCGCATGTTCTTGACGAATCAAATGGAATGGTGCTCGCTCGCGTTCCGCTCGTTTCAGGCACCACTCTCACTGCCGGTGGGAACGCACGCAGGATCATAGACGAGGTGGCGGTATGGAGTGTAGAGCTTTGGCGGAAGATAAGAGAGAAACGCGTTTGA
- the clpA gene encoding ATP-dependent Clp protease ATP-binding subunit ClpA: MKIIISASVQIILDQAFDLARKRRHEYITAEHVLFSALAHPAALEIINLCSADIALIHSNLSEFLKTQVPVDLSHTPSQSLGFQHLLKRAVLYCEANKKSALEVGDLLVSLLQAETNYASYYMRMSGMSTARLIEVIARVNGIRHGDKNVSMGSNAQERYSESDDVGESAGHGPPLDGTEGDGNTADVHVHYEHCAHKRTDADTHRYTVLEKYTVNLTERARRGELAPLIGRTQEIERTIQILCRRQKNNPVHVGEAGVGKTAITEGLAQRIVRCDVPEALEGVEIFSLDMTSLLAGTKFRGDFEERLKRLAEELEKKTQAILFIDEIHTVVGTGSGGSGGLDASNLLKPLLSSGKIRCIGSTTYEEYTKHFRKDQALARRFQKIDIEEPSEEETLRILEGIRTLYEDFHAVHYSDEALAAAVRLSVQYIQGRHLPDKAIDIIDEAGACAKLSRGKHGTEGVCSVIGESDIDEIVAKIAKIPKQRVSASEIEKLRNFERSISEKIFGQGEAIDLVTRTLKRARVGLRVKHKPIANLLFVGATGVGKTELARTLAQELGIVLHRFDMSEYQEKHTVSRLIGSPPGYVGFEEGGLLTDAVRKQPHAVLLLDEIEKAHPDIFNVLLQVMDYATLTDNQGRKADFRNVILIMTSNAGARNMGVSLIGFHKGQVGTAVIDEAVERIFSPEFRNRLDAVIRFDALSLETMERIARKELALVCEQLQKKHIRFDITDDALALLAERSHSGGSGARNVARLVEQEVANVLADLMLFGGVAEGDALRCTVKDRHAQCNFLRIECVQSSYSGSIQDALG, from the coding sequence ATGAAAATTATCATCAGTGCTTCTGTGCAAATTATTCTTGATCAGGCCTTTGATTTAGCGCGTAAGCGGCGTCACGAGTACATCACCGCAGAGCATGTTCTTTTTTCTGCCCTTGCGCATCCTGCTGCGTTGGAAATTATCAATCTCTGTAGCGCGGATATCGCGCTCATCCATAGTAATCTGTCAGAGTTTTTAAAAACACAAGTTCCCGTTGACTTAAGTCATACTCCTTCTCAATCACTGGGTTTTCAGCATCTGCTTAAGCGTGCAGTCTTGTATTGCGAGGCGAATAAAAAAAGTGCTCTTGAAGTCGGAGATCTGTTGGTAAGTCTCCTCCAAGCGGAGACAAACTATGCTTCGTACTACATGCGTATGTCGGGTATGAGTACGGCGCGCTTGATTGAAGTAATAGCTCGTGTCAATGGCATCCGACACGGGGATAAGAATGTGTCGATGGGGTCGAACGCGCAAGAAAGGTATTCAGAGTCAGACGACGTTGGCGAATCTGCAGGGCACGGTCCTCCGCTCGATGGAACAGAGGGGGATGGTAACACAGCGGACGTACATGTGCACTATGAACACTGCGCGCATAAACGCACGGATGCAGATACGCATCGGTATACGGTGCTGGAAAAGTATACGGTGAATCTCACCGAACGTGCTCGTCGGGGAGAGCTTGCTCCGCTCATTGGGCGTACGCAGGAAATTGAGCGGACGATTCAGATTTTGTGCCGGAGACAGAAGAATAATCCGGTACATGTGGGTGAAGCTGGTGTGGGAAAGACGGCAATTACTGAGGGGCTTGCGCAACGTATCGTGCGGTGCGATGTGCCAGAGGCGTTAGAGGGAGTAGAGATTTTTAGCCTTGATATGACAAGCCTGTTAGCAGGTACAAAGTTTCGAGGGGATTTTGAAGAGCGGCTCAAGCGTCTTGCAGAAGAGTTGGAAAAGAAAACACAAGCAATTCTTTTTATTGATGAAATTCATACGGTAGTCGGTACTGGCTCAGGCGGTTCGGGTGGTTTGGATGCGTCTAACTTACTCAAACCGCTGCTTTCTTCAGGAAAGATTCGCTGTATTGGTTCTACCACGTATGAGGAATACACCAAACATTTTCGCAAAGATCAGGCGTTAGCACGGCGTTTTCAAAAAATTGATATTGAAGAGCCTTCTGAGGAGGAAACCCTCCGAATTTTGGAAGGGATTCGCACGCTTTACGAAGACTTTCATGCAGTGCATTACAGTGATGAAGCATTAGCTGCTGCGGTGAGACTTTCGGTGCAATACATCCAAGGGAGACATCTGCCGGATAAGGCGATTGATATTATCGACGAAGCAGGCGCGTGTGCAAAGCTATCCCGGGGAAAGCACGGAACAGAGGGAGTGTGTTCAGTAATTGGGGAGTCGGATATAGACGAAATTGTGGCAAAAATTGCGAAAATCCCTAAGCAGCGGGTATCTGCAAGTGAAATAGAAAAGTTGCGTAACTTTGAGCGCAGTATTTCAGAAAAAATTTTTGGACAAGGCGAGGCAATTGACTTAGTCACTCGTACGCTGAAGCGCGCGCGGGTGGGATTGCGCGTAAAGCATAAACCTATAGCAAACTTGCTTTTTGTGGGGGCTACCGGTGTGGGAAAAACAGAGCTTGCGCGGACGCTTGCCCAGGAACTAGGGATTGTGCTGCATCGTTTTGACATGAGTGAGTATCAGGAAAAGCACACGGTGAGTCGGTTGATCGGCTCACCGCCCGGTTATGTTGGGTTTGAAGAGGGGGGATTGCTCACCGACGCGGTAAGGAAACAACCGCATGCGGTGCTCCTTTTGGACGAAATAGAAAAAGCTCACCCGGACATTTTTAATGTCCTGCTCCAGGTTATGGATTACGCAACGCTCACTGACAACCAAGGCAGAAAAGCGGATTTTCGCAATGTTATTTTGATAATGACAAGTAATGCGGGTGCCCGGAACATGGGTGTTTCTCTCATCGGTTTTCACAAGGGGCAGGTGGGTACTGCAGTTATCGACGAAGCAGTAGAACGTATTTTCTCTCCAGAATTTCGGAATCGGCTGGACGCAGTTATTCGTTTTGATGCGTTGTCCTTGGAAACGATGGAACGCATCGCCCGCAAGGAGCTTGCCCTGGTGTGTGAGCAACTGCAGAAAAAACACATTCGTTTTGATATTACCGATGATGCACTCGCGTTGCTCGCTGAGCGTAGTCACTCAGGGGGAAGTGGTGCGCGTAATGTTGCACGCTTGGTAGAGCAAGAAGTTGCAAATGTGCTTGCAGATCTTATGCTTTTTGGAGGAGTCGCTGAGGGGGATGCGTTGCGGTGCACGGTAAAAGATCGGCATGCTCAATGCAATTTTCTCCGCATCGAGTGCGTGCAGTCTTCGTATTCGGGGAGTATCCAAGACGCGCTGGGGTGA
- a CDS encoding DHH family phosphoesterase, translating into MGALACDYTYSPSPKRDLSIAAKNAVVRNILQEIAIHGSFLLLGHEHPDEDCIASLVAFALLLTRCNKRVEICCQGPIRVQISFLIDICLYNGIAVHLDTQTVPRMPDALVILDTPNPGMIYAPPSCRLLLSDSTIRKIELDHHLFANAACCGDPGYSLIARASSTCEIIAYLCYKLARNHAQRTALGIRNLYSRNVVLSILTGMIGDAKTGAYLISRKDRALYTYFTQRLNTMLREKTKPITGNIASTKQILHTLESLSAEEHAVYQTMVKNVQHRGSISLLLLNQTQTQALHECCNAEHFVSLIKMATSNIAESISGIGISAYPDPTQQFYVTQWRVRTAARVKQLDLRLLLSHFAIQNGGGHAGAIGFRFFAHELINQDLFTEALVAYLDDRLHHMQSA; encoded by the coding sequence ATGGGCGCGCTAGCGTGTGACTACACCTATTCTCCGTCGCCAAAACGAGATCTCTCCATTGCAGCGAAAAATGCCGTCGTCCGAAATATTCTGCAGGAGATTGCGATACACGGCTCCTTTCTTTTGCTCGGACATGAACATCCTGATGAAGACTGTATCGCATCGTTAGTAGCCTTCGCACTCCTGCTCACGCGATGCAATAAACGCGTGGAAATTTGTTGTCAAGGTCCCATTCGTGTGCAGATTTCATTCCTCATTGATATTTGTCTCTATAACGGAATTGCCGTGCATCTCGATACACAAACTGTCCCCCGTATGCCGGATGCCCTGGTCATTCTAGACACCCCAAATCCCGGTATGATCTACGCGCCTCCGTCGTGCCGACTACTCCTTTCAGATTCGACTATCCGTAAAATTGAACTTGACCATCACCTTTTTGCAAACGCTGCCTGCTGCGGTGATCCAGGCTACAGCCTTATCGCACGCGCCTCTAGCACGTGCGAAATCATCGCTTATCTTTGTTACAAACTCGCGCGTAACCACGCGCAGCGCACTGCGCTTGGGATACGCAATTTGTATTCACGCAATGTTGTGCTTTCAATACTCACCGGTATGATAGGGGATGCAAAGACAGGTGCTTATTTGATAAGTCGGAAAGACCGCGCGCTCTACACCTACTTCACCCAGAGGCTGAACACTATGCTCAGGGAAAAAACAAAACCGATTACCGGGAACATAGCATCCACCAAACAAATCCTCCATACCCTGGAGTCTCTGTCCGCTGAAGAACATGCGGTTTACCAAACAATGGTGAAAAACGTGCAACACCGCGGCAGTATTTCCCTGCTCCTTCTCAATCAGACACAAACACAGGCGTTGCACGAGTGTTGCAATGCAGAACATTTCGTTTCGTTGATAAAAATGGCGACCAGCAACATTGCAGAGAGTATCTCAGGTATCGGTATCTCCGCGTATCCAGATCCAACACAGCAATTTTATGTCACGCAGTGGCGCGTGCGCACTGCCGCGCGGGTGAAACAGTTGGATTTGCGTTTACTGCTATCTCATTTTGCTATTCAAAACGGCGGTGGACACGCCGGTGCCATCGGCTTCCGTTTCTTTGCACACGAATTGATAAATCAAGATTTGTTTACCGAAGCGCTTGTCGCATATCTAGACGACCGCTTGCACCACATGCAGAGCGCGTAA
- a CDS encoding ABC transporter ATP-binding protein — protein MAKVELKHICKTYHGCVHAVKDVTITAESGEFVVFIGPSGCGKSTALRIIAGLEDICSGDLYIDGEHMNHVTPKDRNIAMVFQNYALYPHMNVFDNMAFGLRIRKIPQQEIIRRVHEAARVLDIEPLLARKPKALSGGQRQRVAVGRAIVRNPKVFLFDEPLSNLDAKLRVQMRSEISLLHKRLKATMIYVTHDQMEAMTMADKIVIMKDGCVQQIGSPLHIYQHPANTFVAQFIGSPPMNCFPVTIVKDEHGIKIDAGLFVLRPDIPASFLLKNYIGTQVVFGLRPEAITPRTEETLARECANVIQLKVLAVEALGAETFVYLDAGVQPIVARCNHTLTAHEGTLLTLALDLSKALYFDAETGHALQGGTSQVATVHAPPEISTGE, from the coding sequence ATGGCAAAGGTTGAACTCAAGCATATCTGTAAGACGTATCACGGATGCGTCCATGCAGTAAAAGACGTAACTATTACCGCAGAAAGTGGAGAGTTCGTGGTGTTCATCGGACCATCTGGATGCGGCAAGTCAACTGCACTACGTATCATTGCAGGGCTTGAAGATATCTGCTCAGGTGACCTCTACATTGACGGTGAGCACATGAATCACGTTACACCAAAAGATCGCAATATCGCGATGGTCTTTCAAAACTACGCGCTCTACCCACACATGAACGTTTTTGACAACATGGCGTTCGGCCTTAGAATCCGTAAAATCCCTCAGCAAGAAATCATCCGCCGTGTCCACGAAGCAGCGCGTGTTCTTGATATCGAACCACTGCTTGCCCGAAAACCCAAAGCACTTTCGGGGGGACAGCGACAACGCGTTGCAGTTGGACGTGCCATTGTCAGAAATCCTAAGGTTTTTCTCTTTGATGAGCCATTGTCAAATTTAGATGCAAAGTTGCGCGTGCAAATGCGATCCGAAATCTCTCTTCTTCACAAGCGCCTAAAGGCCACGATGATTTACGTCACCCATGATCAAATGGAAGCGATGACAATGGCAGATAAGATTGTCATCATGAAAGACGGGTGCGTACAACAGATTGGTTCTCCTCTCCATATCTACCAGCATCCTGCGAACACGTTCGTTGCACAATTCATTGGTTCTCCTCCTATGAATTGTTTCCCTGTTACGATTGTTAAAGATGAGCATGGGATAAAAATTGATGCAGGTCTTTTTGTTCTTCGACCGGATATCCCCGCGTCCTTTTTGTTAAAAAACTATATTGGCACACAGGTAGTCTTTGGCCTCAGACCGGAAGCTATCACGCCGCGCACGGAAGAAACACTCGCGCGAGAATGCGCCAACGTCATTCAGCTAAAAGTACTTGCAGTTGAAGCTTTAGGGGCAGAAACGTTTGTGTATCTCGATGCAGGTGTACAACCGATAGTTGCCCGCTGCAATCATACCCTAACCGCACACGAGGGAACTTTGCTTACCCTTGCACTCGATTTGTCCAAAGCACTGTACTTTGACGCAGAAACCGGGCACGCCCTGCAGGGAGGAACCAGCCAAGTGGCTACCGTACACGCACCGCCTGAAATATCCACAGGGGAATAA
- a CDS encoding ribonuclease catalytic domain-containing protein: MELHVGSPVLYRKRPACVHAIERGKDAKITIETEHGLRRVRVKDVLLLHPGTVSSLVELLSASHIARISEESVQDAREFFGTEAPSFFELAELLWGASAAQSWAYWEQSVQSAYFVCNEPAAAVRIRSQQECASCAVQEEKKEARQALKQAFIQELRRVARSARNMAPTAQEGMHRVHVSQVNEQFTPFLQEIEAFALGHANRCKILQCALGCEHREQAHEILLHFGFWPVYRNPYPDRLCPLFLSPAHVSGSDGERAAQQDVHTHRCVTQARTDCTHLAAYAIDGEGTRDPDDAISFDGTYFWIHVASPAELVLPDSHADACARTRGASLYLPEGAVRMLSDVVVDTCALARDAVSPALSFKILLDEHGDISCVHVLRSMVRVTRLSYAEADSQRDTPALQPLFDFARNNIARRKGRGAVDICFPDVHMRVDFPVQETGQAGKEMNAGDVPDTQGKVPRVHIEAQQSYESMSMVREFMLLAGEAAARFAFLHNLAFPYVSQERPQLPVQLPAGLAGEYKKRRAMKARRVSTTAAVHAALGLSQYSQVTSPLRRYVDLLAHQQLLACIDHAYAKAPAVGSAQTNETLALKLAQADEAARQATQAERVSRRHWTLVYFLMHPHTRYEAIVLEPLQPRAHVWLPAVALEADVALGRQAQFNERVMLRVVRVRLATLEVHFSVCEHCHRGVTQAVEGEAEQPS; the protein is encoded by the coding sequence ATGGAACTACATGTGGGGAGTCCGGTGCTCTATCGAAAGCGCCCTGCGTGTGTACACGCTATCGAGCGAGGGAAGGATGCGAAGATCACCATTGAAACCGAACACGGGTTAAGACGCGTGCGCGTGAAAGACGTTTTGCTCTTGCACCCGGGCACTGTTTCTTCCCTGGTAGAACTATTGTCTGCGTCTCACATTGCGCGTATAAGCGAGGAATCCGTACAGGACGCGCGCGAGTTTTTCGGTACCGAAGCTCCTTCCTTTTTTGAACTTGCAGAGCTCCTCTGGGGGGCTTCTGCCGCGCAGTCGTGGGCCTATTGGGAGCAAAGTGTGCAAAGTGCGTATTTTGTTTGCAATGAGCCTGCCGCCGCAGTGCGCATCCGCTCTCAGCAAGAGTGCGCATCCTGCGCAGTGCAGGAAGAAAAAAAGGAAGCGCGTCAGGCGTTAAAGCAGGCGTTCATCCAGGAGCTACGGCGCGTCGCACGAAGTGCACGCAATATGGCACCAACTGCGCAGGAAGGAATGCATCGTGTGCACGTGTCGCAGGTGAACGAGCAGTTTACGCCCTTTCTGCAGGAAATCGAAGCGTTCGCGTTGGGGCACGCGAATCGCTGTAAGATTTTGCAGTGTGCCTTAGGCTGCGAGCACAGGGAGCAAGCGCATGAAATACTCTTGCACTTCGGGTTCTGGCCGGTGTATCGCAATCCGTATCCTGATCGTCTGTGTCCTCTATTTTTAAGTCCTGCTCATGTGTCTGGTTCTGATGGAGAACGTGCGGCGCAGCAAGATGTGCACACACATAGGTGTGTCACTCAAGCACGCACAGATTGTACGCATCTTGCCGCGTATGCCATCGATGGGGAGGGTACGCGCGACCCTGACGATGCGATCAGTTTCGATGGTACGTATTTTTGGATCCATGTAGCGAGCCCTGCAGAGCTCGTTCTTCCTGATTCGCACGCAGATGCATGCGCACGTACACGGGGTGCTTCGCTCTATTTGCCTGAAGGCGCAGTGCGCATGCTCAGCGACGTGGTGGTTGATACGTGTGCACTCGCGCGCGACGCAGTTTCTCCTGCACTGTCTTTTAAAATTTTACTTGATGAGCACGGTGACATCAGCTGTGTGCACGTGCTCCGGAGCATGGTGCGTGTTACGCGCCTTTCCTATGCGGAGGCGGATTCCCAGCGCGATACCCCCGCGTTGCAGCCTCTTTTTGACTTTGCGCGCAACAACATTGCACGGAGAAAAGGGCGCGGCGCAGTGGACATTTGCTTTCCTGATGTCCACATGAGGGTAGATTTTCCTGTGCAAGAAACAGGGCAAGCGGGAAAGGAAATGAACGCCGGGGACGTGCCCGATACACAGGGAAAGGTGCCGCGTGTTCACATTGAAGCACAGCAGTCGTACGAGTCTATGAGCATGGTGCGTGAATTCATGCTCTTAGCGGGAGAAGCGGCAGCACGGTTTGCCTTTCTACATAACCTTGCCTTTCCTTATGTGAGTCAGGAACGTCCTCAGCTGCCCGTGCAACTACCAGCGGGATTGGCGGGGGAGTACAAAAAGCGGCGCGCGATGAAAGCTCGTCGCGTGAGCACAACCGCCGCGGTGCACGCAGCACTCGGGCTGTCTCAGTACAGTCAGGTGACCAGTCCTTTGCGTCGCTATGTGGATTTGCTTGCGCATCAACAATTACTGGCGTGTATTGATCACGCGTATGCAAAAGCTCCTGCTGTAGGAAGTGCACAGACAAACGAGACGCTTGCGCTCAAGCTTGCGCAGGCAGATGAGGCAGCGCGCCAGGCCACACAAGCAGAGCGTGTATCGCGTCGTCACTGGACGCTCGTATACTTTTTGATGCACCCACACACGCGGTACGAAGCGATTGTGTTGGAGCCACTGCAACCGCGTGCACACGTGTGGTTACCTGCTGTTGCTCTTGAGGCGGATGTAGCATTAGGTCGGCAGGCGCAGTTCAACGAACGCGTAATGCTCCGTGTCGTGCGTGTGCGCCTTGCCACGTTAGAAGTACATTTTTCTGTCTGCGAGCACTGTCACCGCGGCGTGACGCAGGCTGTAGAAGGTGAGGCGGAGCAGCCCTCATAA